The Streptomyces lienomycini sequence AAGACCGGGGACGTCCTCGATGTCGGCCACCGAGAGGGTCCTGCGGGCGGCGAGGGGGTGACCGGCGGGCAGGACGGCGATCTGCCCCTCGGTCATCAGCTCCTCGCTGTCGAACCCGGCGAGGGAGTTGAACGGAGCGTGCATCAGCGCCGCGTCAGCACGGCCGTCGCGCAGCATCTCCTCCTGGTCACAGGTGCCACTCGGCAGCACCTCGACGTCGGCGCCGTCCGTTTCGGCCGCACAGGCGTCGAGGAGCTTGTGCAGCAGTTCGTGGGACGCGCCGGCCTTCACCGCCAGCACCAGGTGGTCGCGGCGGCCACCCGGCCGATCCGCACCACCGGCACGCCGGGTGCGACGAGCGGCGGCGATGGTCGCGTCCAGGGCGGCGCGGCCCTCGTGGAGCAGCATCTCCCCGGCGACGGTCAGCGAGACGCTCCGGCGGTCGCGGTCCAACAGGCGGACACCGAGGCGCCGTTCCAGCTGCTGGACCGCCCGGGACAGCGGAGGCTGGGCGATGCCGAGGCGCTCGGCGGCACGGCCGAAGTGCAGCTCCTCGGCGACGGCGAGGAAGTACCTCAGCTCGCGGATCTCCAAGGTGTCCATGGCCAGAGCGTAACTCGGTGATACCTGCCGGGTATGACAGGGCACCGCATCGGTATTGGCCGCGCCGCCGGCCGACGGGCGAACATCGACGGCATGAGCGGAACGGAGTCCGCGCCGCCGACCCCGGCGAACAAGGGGCCCCCGGCGAACGGCGGACCAGACGACGAGCAACCCTCTGTGATTCGACCCAGCAGGAAAGACACCACGGCATGAACACAACTCCCGCGTCACTGCCCGGCGGAACCTGGACCCTGGGCGACATGACCGTCGCCCGTTTCGGCTACGGCGCCATGCAACTCGCCGGTCCCGGGGTCATGGGCCCGCCCGCCGACCACGACGGCGCGCTCGCCGTCCTGCGCGAGGCCGCCGCTCTCGGCATCAACCACATCGACACCGCCGGCGCGTACGGGCCGCGGGTCACCAACCGGCTGATCCGCGAGGCGCTGCACCCCCGTCCCGGAACGCTGCGCATCGTGACCAAGGTCGGCGCGGTCCGTGACGAGCAGGGCGGGTGGCCCCCCGCCCGGCGCCCCGACGACCTGCGCCGTGCCGTCCACGAGAACCTCGAGGACCTCGGCCTCGACGTGCTCGACGTGGTCAACCTCCGGCTCGGCGACGCTCAGGGACCCCGGCCCGAGTCTCTCGCCGAGCCTTTCGAGACCCTCGTCGAGCTCCAGCGCCAGGGCCTGATCCGGCACCTCGGGGTGAGCAACGTGCTGCCGGAACAGGTGGCGGAGGCGCAGTCGATCGCGCCGATCGTGTGCGTGCAGAACATGTACAACCTCGCGCACCGCCAGGACGACGAACTGATCGACGACCTGGCCGCCGAGGGAGTCGCCTACGTCCCCTTCTTCCCGCTCGGCGGGTTCACTCCGCTCCAGTCCACCGCGCTCTCGGCCGTGGCCTCCCGGCTGGAAGCGAGCCCGATGGCGGTCGCCCTGTCCTGGCTGCTGCGGCGCTCGCCGAACATCCTCCTGATCCCCGGCACCTCGTCGGTGGCCCACCTGCGCGAGAACGTCGCAGGCGCGGGACTTCCGCTCTCCGAGAGGGACCTCGCGGAACTGGACGGGATCGGCCGGTAGCAGGACGCGGCACCTGGCCACAATAGGGGCCGGGGCCGGACCGCCGGGCGGGCCCTCGTGGTGGTGACGAACAGAGAGGCGAGTGCGTGACACGGCATCAGGAGAGTACGCAGGAGCAGGTGGCGACGAGGGCGCCGCGAGGGCGGACCCGGTGGTGGGTGGTCGCCTCGATACTCGGCGCTCCCGCGCTGGCGGTGGTCGGATTCGTGGCACTCCTCGCGACGTGGGTGCTGTTCGGCGACGGCTGAGAGGGCATAGCGCCGCGGTCGGAGCTGCTTCCGCGAGGTTCTCGGGACAGCTCCGGCCGCCGCCCCCCCTTCTTCCCGGACCGTGGGCGGCGTCACCGTCCACCGCGTCGACGAGACTCCTCCGCCGTCCGGGACCGGACCGTGGCCGCTGCCCGGCGCCACCCCCGGCCTCGTGACCGCCGAGGACCGGTCGCACCCCCACTTCGCCGACGCCGAGGGCATCCTCCGCGTCGACAGCCACAGCTTCGCCCTCACCCTCGACGGCCTGCGCGTCCTGGTCGACACCGGCGTCGGCAACGGCAAGGAA is a genomic window containing:
- a CDS encoding LysR family transcriptional regulator; this encodes MDTLEIRELRYFLAVAEELHFGRAAERLGIAQPPLSRAVQQLERRLGVRLLDRDRRSVSLTVAGEMLLHEGRAALDATIAAARRTRRAGGADRPGGRRDHLVLAVKAGASHELLHKLLDACAAETDGADVEVLPSGTCDQEEMLRDGRADAALMHAPFNSLAGFDSEELMTEGQIAVLPAGHPLAARRTLSVADIEDVPGLPLARWARHGTYPPGPGPEIHDQTQLAQLIALGRTVAVYPDSARAWLWAEHAAVPLTDAPPVVTHLAWPAHSRSPALAGLVRTATRL
- a CDS encoding aldo/keto reductase family oxidoreductase, translating into MNTTPASLPGGTWTLGDMTVARFGYGAMQLAGPGVMGPPADHDGALAVLREAAALGINHIDTAGAYGPRVTNRLIREALHPRPGTLRIVTKVGAVRDEQGGWPPARRPDDLRRAVHENLEDLGLDVLDVVNLRLGDAQGPRPESLAEPFETLVELQRQGLIRHLGVSNVLPEQVAEAQSIAPIVCVQNMYNLAHRQDDELIDDLAAEGVAYVPFFPLGGFTPLQSTALSAVASRLEASPMAVALSWLLRRSPNILLIPGTSSVAHLRENVAGAGLPLSERDLAELDGIGR